In Triticum urartu cultivar G1812 chromosome 6, Tu2.1, whole genome shotgun sequence, the following proteins share a genomic window:
- the LOC125514108 gene encoding pentatricopeptide repeat-containing protein At1g74900, mitochondrial, translating into MPPPPPPPTSLSPSSPTPSTAPPPSPRQIAALVLNHPSSNLTTASARSLSASLLAVAPALPTPVANRVLKLLWHHAPRALLFFHSLLHLPTRAHAVSPCTIDLALDLSARLRHPRQLTNSILALFPRLRMPFTPRTFPILFERFAASQRRPDIAVRLFLSLHRSQRVVQDLPLFNSLLDALGKSRHASKAASLVRALERRFPPDVVTYNTLADGWCRVKDTSRALDLLRQMAESGITPTKTTYNIILKGFFRAGQIQHAWNFFLQMKKRGAKDERCKPDIVSYTTIIHGLGVAGQLDKARKLFDEMSKEGCTPSVATYNALIQVICKKGNVEDAVTVFDDMVRQDYVPNVVTYTVLIRGLCHAGKIDRAMKLMERMKDEGCEPVVQTYNVLIRYSFEEGEIEKALCLFERMSKGEDCLPNQDTYNIIISAMFVRKRAEDMATAARMVMEMVERGYLPRRFMLNRVLNGLMLTGNQQISRDLLRMQEKYRRLRREIRL; encoded by the coding sequence atgccgccgccgccgccgccgccgacctcgcTCTCGCCATCCTCCCCCACGCCTTCAACCGCACCACCCCCATCCCCGCGCCAGATCGCCGCCCTCGTGCTTAACCACCCGTCGTCCAACCTCACCACCGCATCGGCCCGCTCCCTCTCGGCGTCCCTCCTCGCCGTCGCCCCGGCCCTCCCGACGCCCGTGGCCAACCGCGTCCTCAAGCTCCTCTGGCACCACGCGCCGCGCGcgctcctcttcttccactcgCTCCTCCACCTCCCCACCCGCGCGCACGCCGTCTCCCCCTGCACCATCGACCTCGCGCTCGACCTCTCCGCGCGCCTCCGCCACCCACGCCAGCTCACCAACTCCATCCTCGCGCTCTTCCCGCGCCTCCGCATGCCCTTCACCCCGCGCACTTTCCCCATCCTCTTCGAGCGCTTCGCCGCGTCGCAGCGCCGGCCCGACATCGCCGTCCGCCTCTTCCTCTCGCTCCACCGCTCCCAGCGCGTCGTGCAGGACCTCCCCCTCTTCAACTCCCTCCTCGACGCGCTCGGGAAGTCGCGCCATGCCAGCAAGGCCGCCTCCCTCGTCCGCGCTCTCGAGCGGCGCTTCCCCCCGGACGTTGTCACGTACAACACCCTCGCCGACGGATGGTGCCGCGTCAAGGACACATCCCGCGCGCTTGACTTGCTGCGGCAGATGGCCGAGTCCGGCATCACGCCCACGAAGACAACCTATAATATCATCCTCAAAGGCTTCTTCCGTGCTGGGCAGATACAGCACGCGTGGAACTTCTTCCTCCAAATGAAGAAGAGGGGGGCCAAGGACGAGAGATGTAAGCCGGACATCGTATCGTACACTACCATCATTCATGGGCTGGGTGTTGCTGGGCAGCTAGACAAAGCTCGCAAACTGTTCGATGAAATGTCTAAAGAAGGTTGCACGCCGTCTGTGGCAACTTACAATGCGCTTATCCAGGTGATATGTAAGAAGGGAAATGTGGAGGATGCAGTCACAGTGTTTGATGATATGGTTCGACAGGATTACGTGCCAAATGTGGTCACCTATACCGTCTTGATTCGAGGTCTCTGCCATGCTGGGAAAATTGACCGGGCTATGAAGCTCATGGAGAGAATGAAAGATGAAGGCTGTGAGCCAGTCGTTCAGACATACAATGTTCTAATAAGATATTCATTTGAGGAAGGGGAGATCGAGAAGGCCTTGTGTTTGTTTGAGAGGATGAGTAAAGGAGAGGACTGCCTGCCTAACCAAGATACATACAATATCATAATAAGTGCAATGTTTGTGCGCAAGAGGGCTGAGGACATGGCAACGGCGGCGAGGATGGTGATGGAGATGGTGGAGAGAGGCTACTTGCCAAGAAGGTTCATGCTCAACCGCGTTCTGAATGGGTTGATGTTGACAGGGAATCAGCAAATTTCTAGAGATCTGTTGAGAATGCAAGAGAAATATAGACGCCTGCGACGAGAAATAAGATTGTGA